In a single window of the Tiliqua scincoides isolate rTilSci1 chromosome 15, rTilSci1.hap2, whole genome shotgun sequence genome:
- the RNASEH2C gene encoding ribonuclease H2 subunit C: MAGCAEAARRRLALDSLPGAPRARLHLLPCSVEHDGAAPVQRFFAPALRGQAEPAVSFRGRSLKGKQVLLPEGYVGLVVEEDPAPFLESEEQKLQVKSTFESLTVWNLERAPDSNAEVIMAFGWPKIAEGIHAPVAEEE; encoded by the exons ATGGCGGGCTGCGCGGAGGCTGCTCGGCGGCGGCTGGCGCTGGACTCCCTGCCGGGGGCGCCCCGGGCGCGGCtgcacctcctgccctgctcggTGGAGCACGACGGCGCCGCGCCCGTCCAGCGCTTCTTCGCGCCCGCCCTCCGCGGGCAGGCCG AGCCTGCCGTGTCCTTCCGTGGCCGGAGTCTGAAGGGGAAACAAGTCCTTCTCCCTGAGGGGTACGTGGGGCTGGTTGTGGAAGaggacccagcccccttcctggagtCAGAG gaGCAGAAGTTGCAGGTGAAGTCTACTTTTGAGTCGCTGACCGTGTGGAACCTGGAGCGGGCGCCAGACAGCAACGCTGAAGTCATCATGGCGTTTGGTTGGCCCAAGATTGCCGAGGGG ATTCATGCTCCTGTGGCCGAGGAGGAATGA